The proteins below are encoded in one region of Deinococcus aquaedulcis:
- a CDS encoding tubulin-like doman-containing protein, which translates to MTTMDVTKTLVIGLGSTGTRVCNNLIRRLDWQYGSAKRAPWVEFMAVETNNNEPSTALRDRGDFYPIGLDARVYGQILQDPQSHRKIQLDRWADMSTLRKLKDTEGGAGNIRMVGRLTFMTDPNFSKLKLALLDRITRLRDLQASEAQMKRGSLQDGSNPMISFGSGGEIRVFVVGTLCGGTGSGLLPDFGYFLKSLPLKETEKVIGIFTLPHEHLTSVVASNADRLKKNAYHALLELNHYHQAASGTLPPIHYPDGSVASMESHPYDLPYLVAPSAPTADGEAELNELVADRIFMNIISPEADPMSRAVDAPLPDRDHQAHVFSTFGLSVVEFPAAQITEAAGKKLLFGALNEWHAFKSDRVTDLTSLVGADWHSLIPAYLQKPSEDWQKEVTAAVNSELGAAKLDFAKLDRALAALRQAVAPDGALSNQLRAQRDQVTERIYQRFSDHAHEVLLDRTRGPKVLSAEVQNLLSDLQDLHEVARANTAVSQAEAAEAWQKVETAVQRLRDEVKRVSFLNKNKGNIEAAQRDLRAGMREFARIQMESALYASIQTHRKYGEIDFGVAEHLQRLLQQVQTNLSNLDSRITAVKNKLYSDVEAKSTTLPPVNGLVLLEPRTTVQDEYRRALEAGRSSSVQHLDNLEAHHFEALIRGWSDLPGIIVPSVRQLDKTWIHAPFDPRGEHLLPAEIMNRLLSEASRPFSLILARENVVEKVMRERQVSPTMDNKLRGAAERSRPFLTLNKQRAVEGNRSPVMERQSMFIPEGTNPSEENTFKNLVSNSFALSSSKGATSADPTRTLFLEEYYRFPLRGLDQVLGQGGLHEAQCQDFPTFHTRRDVQWYGLSKREAQLLEDAAEALVVGVVMGELIVKDGLVMPWTPQGFGDRDFRRLPIKLEEAARVLARGEQDLDSYSLLGALPTLQARIDHHWKRHDLDLHSSSQAFVKQLQTRLEEFYHQGRQGQIDGWGDQAWAGEQLARFTAKHTPLHEATMLLYPPPAAKINALTLKKDQQGRWGGYAPKDGLYCYECGGLVGETIQDAARNGWRCFTNSAHYYGN; encoded by the coding sequence ATGACCACCATGGACGTCACCAAAACGCTCGTTATCGGCCTGGGCAGTACCGGCACCCGCGTCTGCAACAACCTGATCCGCCGCCTCGACTGGCAGTACGGCTCAGCCAAACGCGCGCCGTGGGTCGAGTTCATGGCAGTTGAGACCAACAACAATGAGCCGTCGACCGCCCTGCGGGACCGTGGCGATTTCTATCCGATTGGGCTCGACGCGCGCGTTTACGGTCAGATTCTTCAGGACCCCCAGTCCCACCGCAAAATTCAGCTGGACCGCTGGGCTGACATGAGCACCCTGCGCAAACTCAAGGACACCGAAGGTGGCGCGGGCAACATCCGGATGGTCGGCCGCCTGACGTTCATGACCGATCCGAACTTCTCCAAACTGAAACTGGCACTGCTGGACCGCATCACGCGCCTGCGTGACCTGCAGGCCAGCGAAGCACAGATGAAACGGGGAAGCCTGCAGGACGGGTCCAACCCCATGATCAGCTTCGGCTCAGGCGGCGAGATCCGCGTGTTCGTGGTGGGGACCCTGTGCGGAGGCACTGGCAGCGGCCTGCTTCCAGACTTCGGGTATTTCCTGAAGTCTCTTCCCCTCAAAGAAACCGAGAAAGTCATTGGTATCTTCACGCTGCCCCACGAGCACCTGACCTCTGTGGTGGCTTCCAACGCGGACCGGCTAAAGAAAAACGCGTACCATGCGCTGCTCGAGCTGAATCATTATCACCAGGCCGCTTCCGGCACGCTGCCGCCCATCCATTACCCTGACGGCAGCGTGGCCTCGATGGAAAGCCATCCGTACGACCTGCCGTACCTCGTGGCTCCATCGGCGCCCACCGCTGACGGAGAGGCAGAGCTCAACGAGCTGGTGGCTGACCGTATTTTCATGAACATCATCAGCCCGGAAGCAGATCCCATGAGCCGGGCCGTGGACGCGCCCCTCCCGGACCGGGATCACCAGGCCCACGTGTTCAGCACCTTTGGCCTTTCGGTGGTCGAGTTTCCCGCCGCCCAAATCACGGAAGCGGCCGGGAAAAAGCTCCTCTTCGGCGCCCTCAACGAGTGGCACGCATTCAAAAGTGACCGGGTCACGGACCTTACGTCCCTGGTTGGCGCCGACTGGCACAGCCTGATTCCCGCCTACCTGCAAAAGCCCAGCGAGGACTGGCAGAAAGAGGTGACGGCGGCTGTAAACAGTGAGCTGGGCGCTGCGAAACTGGATTTCGCCAAGCTTGACCGGGCGCTCGCCGCCCTCCGTCAAGCGGTGGCCCCAGACGGCGCCCTGTCCAACCAGCTGCGGGCCCAGCGCGACCAGGTCACCGAGCGGATCTATCAGCGTTTCTCGGATCATGCCCATGAGGTGCTGCTGGACCGCACCCGCGGCCCAAAAGTGCTTTCGGCGGAAGTGCAGAACCTGCTGAGTGACCTGCAGGACCTGCACGAGGTGGCCCGGGCCAATACTGCGGTCTCTCAGGCAGAAGCAGCAGAAGCCTGGCAGAAGGTGGAAACCGCTGTGCAGCGCTTGAGAGACGAAGTCAAGCGGGTCAGTTTCCTGAACAAGAACAAGGGCAACATCGAAGCGGCGCAGCGCGACCTTCGCGCCGGTATGCGGGAATTCGCCCGCATTCAGATGGAGTCGGCGCTGTACGCCAGCATTCAGACCCACCGCAAGTACGGCGAGATTGACTTCGGTGTCGCGGAGCACCTGCAGCGCCTGCTTCAGCAGGTGCAGACCAACCTGAGCAATCTCGACAGCCGGATTACTGCGGTGAAAAACAAGCTGTACAGCGATGTGGAAGCCAAGTCCACCACCCTGCCTCCGGTCAACGGCCTGGTGCTGCTTGAGCCGCGCACCACCGTTCAGGATGAGTACCGGCGTGCGCTGGAAGCGGGACGCAGCAGCAGCGTGCAGCACCTCGATAACCTGGAAGCCCATCACTTTGAGGCCCTGATCCGTGGCTGGAGTGACCTTCCGGGCATCATCGTGCCGTCCGTGCGCCAGCTGGACAAAACCTGGATTCACGCGCCATTTGATCCGCGCGGTGAACACCTGCTCCCGGCAGAAATCATGAATCGCCTGCTGAGCGAGGCGTCCCGCCCCTTCAGTCTGATCCTCGCCCGCGAGAACGTGGTGGAGAAAGTGATGCGGGAACGTCAGGTCTCGCCCACCATGGACAACAAACTGCGTGGCGCCGCCGAGCGCTCCCGGCCGTTCCTGACCCTGAACAAGCAGCGGGCGGTCGAAGGCAACCGCAGCCCCGTAATGGAGCGTCAGTCGATGTTTATCCCCGAAGGGACCAATCCCTCGGAGGAAAACACCTTCAAGAATCTGGTGTCCAACAGCTTTGCCCTGTCCAGTTCGAAAGGGGCAACCTCCGCCGACCCGACCCGGACGCTGTTTCTGGAAGAGTATTACCGCTTCCCCCTGCGAGGCCTTGACCAGGTCCTCGGTCAGGGCGGACTGCACGAAGCCCAGTGCCAGGATTTTCCCACCTTCCACACCCGGCGGGACGTGCAGTGGTACGGCCTCTCGAAACGTGAGGCGCAGCTGTTAGAGGACGCCGCTGAAGCCCTGGTGGTCGGCGTGGTCATGGGCGAATTGATTGTGAAAGACGGCCTGGTGATGCCCTGGACCCCGCAGGGTTTTGGGGACCGTGACTTCCGCCGACTGCCCATCAAGCTGGAGGAAGCTGCCCGCGTCCTGGCCCGCGGCGAACAAGACCTCGACAGCTACTCGCTGTTGGGCGCGCTGCCGACCCTGCAAGCCCGCATCGACCATCACTGGAAGCGGCATGACCTGGATCTGCACAGCAGCAGCCAGGCCTTCGTCAAGCAGTTGCAGACGCGCCTGGAAGAGTTTTACCATCAGGGCCGTCAGGGTCAGATTGACGGCTGGGGCGATCAGGCCTGGGCAGGTGAGCAGCTCGCCAGATTCACTGCGAAACACACGCCGCTCCACGAAGCCACGATGCTGTTGTACCCACCACCGGCGGCCAAGATCAACGCCCTGACCCTCAAAAAGGACCAGCAGGGCCGCTGGGGCGGCTACGCGCCCAAAGATGGGCTGTACTGCTACGAGTGTGGGGGCCTGGTCGGCGAGACCATTCAGGACGCCGCGCGCAACGGCTGGCGCTGCTTTACCAACTCTGCCCACTACTACGGCAACTGA